A genomic stretch from Mycobacterium malmoense includes:
- a CDS encoding acyl-CoA dehydrogenase family protein yields MLLEFDADQRLWQKTVRDVVTKQCPPSLVRGVAEDGVDPSPLWKSYVDQGWTELNDPASAVELAIVFEELGRATDPTPFLATMSQFAPLAGDRFDPHESGTAVYDGVSAHRDADGWVLDGAARHVLDGDRVDRLAVVTDAGVFVVASDQVSVRRSAVFDPVLHIADLSFSEVRVPDTERLTVDRERAHHLALTGMALTMVGACQRILDLVLEHARNRQQFGVPIGSFQAVQHKAADMHVAVERARALAYFAALTISADDPRRRLAAAMAKASAGECQSLVFRHGLQLFGAMGFTWENDLQFALKRAKAGELMLGGAAEHRARIAEEYRAADF; encoded by the coding sequence ATGCTGTTGGAGTTCGATGCTGATCAGCGGCTGTGGCAGAAGACCGTTCGCGATGTCGTCACCAAGCAGTGCCCGCCCTCACTGGTTCGCGGTGTGGCCGAGGACGGCGTCGACCCGAGCCCGTTGTGGAAGTCCTATGTGGATCAGGGCTGGACCGAGCTGAACGATCCGGCCAGCGCCGTCGAGCTGGCCATCGTGTTCGAAGAGTTGGGACGGGCGACCGACCCCACCCCGTTTTTGGCCACGATGAGCCAGTTCGCGCCGTTGGCCGGAGATCGGTTCGACCCGCACGAGTCGGGCACCGCCGTGTACGACGGGGTTTCGGCACACCGGGACGCCGACGGCTGGGTGTTGGACGGCGCGGCACGCCATGTCCTCGATGGTGACCGCGTCGATCGGCTGGCGGTGGTGACCGACGCCGGGGTGTTCGTCGTCGCGTCCGATCAGGTGTCGGTTCGCCGCTCGGCGGTGTTTGACCCCGTCCTGCACATCGCCGACCTGTCCTTTAGCGAGGTCCGCGTGCCCGACACCGAGCGGCTGACCGTTGATCGCGAGCGCGCGCACCACCTTGCGTTGACGGGCATGGCGCTCACGATGGTCGGGGCCTGCCAACGCATCCTCGATCTGGTCCTCGAGCACGCCCGCAACCGGCAGCAATTCGGCGTGCCGATCGGCTCGTTCCAGGCCGTTCAGCACAAGGCCGCCGACATGCACGTGGCGGTGGAGCGGGCGCGGGCGCTGGCCTACTTCGCCGCGTTGACGATCTCCGCCGACGATCCCAGGCGCCGGCTGGCCGCCGCGATGGCCAAGGCATCGGCGGGGGAGTGCCAGTCGCTGGTATTCCGGCACGGCTTACAGCTTTTCGGCGCGATGGGGTTCACCTGGGAGAACGATCTGCAGTTCGCGCTCAAGCGGGCCAAGGCGGGTGAGCTCATGCTCGGCGGCGCGGCGGAGCATCGGGCGCGAATCGCCGAGGAGTACCGTGCAGCTGACTTTTGA
- a CDS encoding acyl-CoA dehydrogenase family protein, with the protein MQLTFDPDVEAFRAEFAAFLDENLPPASETLERPRSVSHMPQWARRWQRLLFDNGWLLPGQPPEFGGRNATVVQQFVHLEELCRRRIYHSFNPQGVNIVAASLLSFGSDEQKRRWAVPILRAEITASLGMSEPSAGSDLASLRTRAVLDGDHFVVNGQKVWTSGAHHADVLLTFVRTNPDVPKHKGISVLLIPTDTPGVVRRPFPSICSVDDLDFNEVFFTDARVPAENLVGPLNEGWRVANGSLGHERTMMWLGFADRLDNLIADFHPGTELERDHYATTIMDKQALRLLGSVALARAARGEDDVAAISVLKLLGSEAELRGTELALTAAGAEGLIHPGQTGPYAPMNLDHYFASWFERYARSFSGTIAGGTSEIQRNIIAQRVLGLPRG; encoded by the coding sequence GTGCAGCTGACTTTTGATCCCGACGTCGAGGCGTTTCGGGCGGAATTCGCGGCATTCCTCGACGAAAACCTGCCTCCCGCAAGCGAAACCCTGGAACGTCCCCGCTCGGTCTCCCACATGCCGCAGTGGGCCCGGCGCTGGCAGCGGCTGCTGTTCGACAACGGTTGGCTGCTGCCCGGTCAGCCCCCGGAATTCGGCGGGCGCAACGCGACGGTTGTCCAGCAGTTCGTCCATCTCGAGGAATTGTGCCGCCGGCGGATCTATCACAGCTTCAACCCGCAGGGTGTGAATATCGTTGCGGCGTCGTTGTTGTCGTTCGGAAGCGACGAGCAAAAACGGCGGTGGGCGGTGCCGATCCTGCGGGCCGAGATCACCGCTTCGCTAGGGATGAGCGAACCCAGCGCGGGCTCGGATCTGGCGTCGCTGCGCACCCGCGCGGTGCTGGACGGCGACCACTTCGTGGTCAACGGGCAGAAGGTCTGGACCTCCGGGGCTCATCACGCCGACGTGTTGTTGACCTTCGTGCGGACCAACCCGGATGTACCAAAACACAAGGGAATCAGCGTATTGCTGATCCCGACCGATACCCCGGGCGTCGTGCGCCGGCCATTCCCGTCGATCTGTTCCGTCGATGACCTGGACTTCAACGAGGTGTTCTTCACCGACGCGCGGGTCCCGGCCGAGAACCTCGTCGGCCCGCTCAACGAGGGGTGGCGGGTGGCCAACGGGTCGCTTGGACACGAGCGCACGATGATGTGGTTGGGTTTTGCGGATCGGCTCGACAACCTGATCGCCGACTTTCATCCCGGTACCGAGCTTGAGCGCGACCACTACGCCACCACGATCATGGACAAACAGGCTCTGCGCCTTCTGGGCTCGGTGGCGTTGGCCCGCGCCGCCCGCGGCGAAGACGACGTGGCCGCGATCTCCGTCCTCAAGCTCCTGGGTTCCGAAGCCGAATTACGGGGCACTGAACTCGCTTTGACGGCCGCCGGGGCCGAGGGGCTCATCCACCCGGGGCAGACCGGCCCGTATGCGCCGATGAACCTGGACCACTACTTCGCCAGCTGGTTCGAGCGCTACGCCCGCAGCTTCTCCGGCACCATCGCCGGCGGCACCTCGGAAATCCAGCGCAACATCATCGCCCAGCGGGTGCTCGGCCTGCCGCGCGGCTAG
- a CDS encoding cytochrome P450 produces MSVDDVVSDRKRNQYHFDRHSAEYRSQFKAITEEMHARCPMAWSDTYGGHWVAAGSHEVFELARCPAVSNDHDVNNERRGYKGISIPTASRINGVRGGILEMDDPEHRSYRTVLNPYLSPAAVRRWVPFIDDVTRACLDEKIEEGSIDFVDDLANVVPAVLTLAILGIPLKRWKIYSEPTHAAVYTPEHSPDIQRVTEMHRQMGLDLVNSMIEIRKNPRPGVVNALVEMRIDGEPAPDLEILGNLGLVIGGGFDTTTALTAHSLEWLSEHPDEREHLSRHRDTLLDPATEEFLRYFTPAPGDGRTFSDDVALDGVQFKEGERLWISWAMANRDPAVFPEPDKVVLDRKGNRHFSFGIGVHRCIGSNVARTVFKSMLTAVLDRMPDYHCDPDGAVHYETIGVIQGMRKLPATFTPGRRVGAGLDETLDKLQRVCDEQELARPVTERKEAAVIE; encoded by the coding sequence TTGAGTGTCGACGACGTCGTCAGCGACCGTAAGCGAAACCAGTATCACTTCGATCGGCATTCCGCGGAGTACCGGTCGCAGTTCAAGGCGATCACCGAGGAGATGCACGCCCGGTGCCCGATGGCGTGGAGCGACACCTACGGCGGTCACTGGGTCGCGGCCGGCAGCCACGAGGTATTCGAGCTCGCCCGCTGCCCCGCGGTCTCCAATGATCACGACGTCAACAACGAACGCCGTGGCTACAAAGGCATTTCGATCCCGACGGCCAGCCGCATCAACGGCGTGCGGGGCGGCATCCTGGAGATGGACGATCCCGAGCACCGCAGCTACCGCACCGTGCTGAACCCCTATCTCTCACCGGCCGCGGTCAGGCGTTGGGTGCCGTTCATCGACGACGTGACGCGCGCCTGCCTCGACGAGAAGATCGAGGAAGGCAGCATCGACTTCGTCGACGATCTGGCCAACGTCGTGCCGGCCGTCCTGACGCTGGCGATCTTGGGCATCCCCCTGAAGAGATGGAAGATCTACAGCGAGCCAACCCATGCCGCGGTGTACACCCCCGAACACTCCCCGGATATCCAGCGTGTCACCGAAATGCACCGGCAGATGGGGCTCGACCTGGTCAACAGCATGATCGAGATCCGCAAGAACCCGCGGCCCGGCGTGGTCAACGCCTTGGTCGAGATGCGGATCGACGGCGAGCCCGCCCCGGATCTGGAGATCCTGGGCAACCTCGGATTGGTGATCGGCGGCGGCTTCGACACCACGACGGCCCTGACCGCCCATTCGCTGGAATGGCTTTCGGAGCACCCCGACGAGCGGGAACACCTTTCCCGGCACCGCGATACCCTGCTTGATCCCGCGACCGAAGAGTTCCTGCGCTACTTCACCCCGGCGCCCGGTGATGGCAGGACATTCTCCGACGACGTGGCGCTCGACGGCGTGCAGTTCAAAGAGGGTGAGCGACTGTGGATTTCGTGGGCCATGGCCAACCGCGATCCGGCCGTGTTCCCCGAACCGGACAAGGTCGTCCTCGACCGCAAAGGCAACCGCCACTTCAGCTTTGGGATCGGTGTGCACCGGTGCATCGGATCCAACGTGGCGCGGACGGTGTTCAAATCCATGCTGACCGCGGTGCTCGACCGGATGCCCGACTACCATTGCGACCCCGATGGTGCGGTGCATTACGAGACCATCGGCGTCATCCAGGGCATGCGGAAACTGCCGGCCACCTTCACGCCGGGTCGCCGCGTTGGCGCCGGCCTCGACGAGACCCTCGACAAGCTGCAGCGCGTCTGCGACGAGCAGGAGCTGGCCCGACCCGTCACCGAACGCAAAGAGGCCGCGGTCATCGAGTAA
- a CDS encoding ferredoxin, producing MKVWVDPERCQGHTLCSMIAPDSFQLSDIDGSSSAIDDVVPPDRQDQVREAAQSCPEQAIIITDET from the coding sequence GTGAAGGTCTGGGTTGATCCGGAACGCTGCCAGGGCCATACCCTCTGCTCGATGATCGCTCCGGATTCCTTCCAGCTCAGCGACATTGACGGCAGTTCGTCGGCGATCGACGACGTAGTGCCGCCCGATCGGCAGGACCAGGTGCGCGAGGCCGCGCAGTCCTGTCCGGAGCAGGCCATCATCATCACCGATGAAACATAA
- a CDS encoding mycofactocin-coupled SDR family oxidoreductase translates to MGDGAQGRVQGKVAFVTGAARGQGRSHAVRLAEEGADIIAVDLCRDIDTIGYPMAAPEDLDETARLIEKTGRGAVIAQADVRDAAQLRAALDDGLAEFGRLDIVVAQAGVAGMKGRPPLRAWCDVINTNLVGTINAIQVALPHLGAGASIIATGSTAALMDTGKKDVPGNDPGGMAYVHSKRAIAHYVHDLATELAPLGIRANVIHPTNCNTAMLQSEPMYRSFRPDLEHPTRADAEPVFGVQQAMKVPYVEPEDISNAVLWLASEEARYVTGMQLRVDAGGYLKWYDYHN, encoded by the coding sequence GTGGGAGACGGCGCACAGGGGCGCGTTCAAGGAAAGGTCGCCTTCGTCACCGGCGCGGCCCGCGGCCAGGGCCGCAGCCACGCGGTGCGGCTGGCCGAGGAGGGCGCCGACATCATCGCCGTCGACCTGTGCCGTGACATCGACACCATCGGGTACCCGATGGCGGCACCGGAGGATCTCGACGAAACTGCCAGGCTCATCGAGAAAACCGGCCGGGGTGCGGTGATCGCCCAGGCGGACGTGCGCGACGCCGCGCAGCTGCGCGCCGCGCTGGACGATGGGCTCGCCGAGTTCGGCCGGCTCGACATCGTGGTCGCCCAGGCCGGTGTCGCCGGGATGAAGGGCCGGCCGCCGTTGCGGGCGTGGTGCGACGTGATCAACACCAACCTGGTCGGCACCATCAACGCGATTCAGGTGGCGCTGCCGCACCTGGGCGCGGGCGCCTCGATCATCGCCACCGGATCCACCGCGGCGCTGATGGACACCGGCAAGAAGGACGTCCCCGGCAACGACCCGGGCGGCATGGCCTACGTGCATTCCAAGCGCGCGATCGCCCATTATGTCCACGACCTGGCAACGGAGCTGGCCCCGTTGGGGATTCGGGCCAACGTCATTCACCCGACCAACTGCAACACCGCGATGCTGCAGAGCGAGCCGATGTACCGCTCGTTTAGGCCGGACCTCGAACACCCGACACGAGCGGACGCCGAGCCGGTTTTCGGCGTGCAGCAGGCGATGAAGGTTCCCTACGTCGAACCCGAGGACATCAGCAACGCCGTCCTGTGGTTGGCCTCCGAGGAGGCCCGGTACGTGACGGGCATGCAGCTGCGCGTCGACGCGGGCGGCTATCTCAAGTGGTACGACTACCACAACTGA
- a CDS encoding SDR family NAD(P)-dependent oxidoreductase — translation MKTAVVTGGGSGIGLAVAQRLRTDGLDVATIDLRASDTDLAFTADVTDRSQVDAALSAIRARLGPVTVLVNAAGLDGFKRFSNITFADWQRVIDVNLNGVFHVIQAVLPDMVEAGWGRIVNISSSSTHSGAPYMAHYVAAKSAVNGLTKSLALEYGPSGITVNAVPPGFIDTPMLRVAEKNGFLGDVEETIARTPVRRMGKPEDIAAACAFLVSEEAGYITGQILGVNGGRNT, via the coding sequence GTGAAGACCGCGGTTGTCACCGGTGGCGGGTCCGGCATCGGTCTGGCCGTCGCGCAACGCCTGCGCACCGACGGCCTGGACGTCGCCACCATCGACCTCCGAGCGTCGGACACCGATCTGGCTTTCACCGCCGACGTGACGGACCGCTCGCAGGTGGATGCCGCGCTGTCGGCGATCCGTGCCCGGCTGGGGCCGGTAACGGTTCTCGTCAACGCCGCGGGCCTGGACGGATTCAAGCGTTTCAGCAACATCACGTTCGCCGACTGGCAGCGGGTGATCGACGTCAACCTCAACGGGGTCTTCCACGTGATTCAGGCCGTGCTGCCCGACATGGTCGAGGCCGGGTGGGGACGGATCGTCAACATCTCGTCGTCGAGCACGCATTCCGGCGCGCCGTACATGGCCCACTACGTGGCGGCCAAGTCCGCGGTCAACGGGCTCACCAAGTCGCTGGCACTCGAGTACGGGCCCAGCGGCATCACCGTCAACGCCGTGCCACCGGGCTTCATCGACACCCCGATGCTGCGCGTCGCCGAGAAAAACGGGTTCCTCGGCGACGTCGAGGAGACCATCGCCCGGACCCCGGTGCGCCGGATGGGCAAGCCGGAAGACATCGCGGCGGCATGCGCCTTTCTCGTGTCCGAGGAAGCCGGCTACATCACCGGCCAGATATTGGGCGTCAACGGCGGCCGAAACACCTGA
- a CDS encoding aldehyde dehydrogenase family protein yields MPAQDTAETTARTVADAAPGSRVDRRLLIDGRLVTADKAFPSINPATTAVIGHAPDAGVEDAEAAIAAARRAFDTTCWPTDAGLRIRCLDQLHQALVDHAEELRELTIAEVGATRALTQGAQLDEPIGIVRFYADLLRNYQFSEDLGEKESRGMRHHRWVEKEAAGVVGAIIAYNYPNQLALAKLAPALAAGCTVVLKGAPDTPLITLALGELIANHTDIPPGVVNVLSSSGPAVGEALTTSPDVDVITFTGSTAVGRKIMAAASQTVKRVFLELGGKSAVIMLDDADFAAAAMFAAFSMVTHAGQGCALTSRLLVPRKHHDEIVELIARNFAKVRHGNPADPKTFMGPLINERQRDKVDAMVQRAVATGATLVTGGERLDPGYFYAPTLLTNVDPDSEIAQDEVFGPVLAVIAFDDDDDAVRIANNSIYGLAGAVFGRDQDRALAVARRIRTGSFSINGGNYFGADSPFGGFKQSGIGREMGVAGLEEFLERKTFAIPAEGAPA; encoded by the coding sequence ATGCCAGCGCAGGACACGGCAGAGACCACCGCACGGACCGTTGCGGATGCCGCGCCCGGGTCGCGGGTCGACCGGCGGCTGCTGATCGACGGCCGGCTCGTCACCGCCGACAAGGCGTTCCCCTCGATCAATCCCGCCACGACTGCCGTCATCGGGCATGCTCCGGATGCCGGCGTCGAGGACGCCGAGGCGGCGATCGCGGCGGCCCGGCGTGCGTTCGACACGACATGCTGGCCAACCGATGCCGGGTTGCGGATCCGTTGCCTCGATCAGCTGCATCAGGCGCTGGTCGACCACGCCGAGGAATTGCGTGAGCTAACCATCGCCGAGGTCGGCGCCACGCGTGCGCTCACCCAGGGTGCCCAACTCGATGAGCCGATCGGCATCGTGCGCTTTTACGCGGACCTGCTCCGTAATTACCAGTTCTCCGAAGACCTCGGCGAGAAAGAATCGCGGGGCATGCGGCATCACCGTTGGGTGGAGAAGGAAGCCGCAGGGGTGGTGGGCGCGATCATCGCCTACAACTATCCGAACCAGCTCGCGCTGGCCAAGCTGGCCCCCGCGCTGGCCGCCGGATGCACCGTCGTGCTCAAGGGCGCCCCCGACACCCCGCTGATCACACTGGCATTGGGTGAATTGATCGCCAACCACACCGACATCCCGCCCGGCGTGGTGAACGTGCTCAGTTCCTCGGGGCCCGCCGTCGGGGAGGCGCTGACCACCAGTCCCGACGTCGACGTGATCACCTTCACCGGGTCGACCGCGGTCGGCCGCAAGATCATGGCCGCCGCGAGCCAGACCGTCAAGCGTGTCTTCCTGGAATTGGGTGGCAAGTCGGCGGTGATCATGCTCGACGACGCCGACTTCGCCGCCGCCGCCATGTTCGCGGCGTTCAGCATGGTCACCCACGCCGGCCAGGGCTGCGCGCTCACGTCCCGGCTGTTGGTGCCCAGAAAGCACCACGACGAAATCGTCGAGCTGATTGCACGGAACTTCGCCAAGGTGCGCCACGGCAATCCGGCCGATCCGAAAACGTTTATGGGGCCGCTGATCAACGAGCGCCAGCGGGACAAGGTCGACGCCATGGTCCAGCGGGCCGTCGCCACGGGGGCCACCCTGGTCACCGGCGGCGAGCGGTTGGATCCCGGCTACTTCTACGCGCCCACGCTGCTCACCAACGTCGACCCCGACAGCGAGATCGCCCAGGACGAGGTGTTCGGGCCGGTGCTGGCCGTCATCGCGTTCGACGATGACGACGACGCGGTGCGCATCGCCAACAACTCGATTTACGGATTGGCCGGCGCGGTCTTCGGCCGCGACCAGGACCGGGCGCTGGCGGTGGCGCGCCGAATCCGGACCGGATCGTTTTCCATCAACGGCGGCAACTACTTCGGCGCCGACAGCCCGTTCGGCGGCTTCAAGCAGTCCGGCATCGGCCGTGAGATGGGTGTCGCCGGGCTCGAGGAATTCTTGGAGCGCAAGACTTTTGCGATTCCGGCCGAGGGGGCCCCGGCATGA
- a CDS encoding CaiB/BaiF CoA transferase family protein — protein sequence MRPLEGIRVLEVAMYGFVPSAGAVLAEWGADVVKVEHAVTGDPQRGLRQTGMLRVEGDPNPNIEHANRGKRSIGLDMSVPEGKEVLYELARRSDVFLTSFLPDARRKFGIDVDDIRAVNPKIVYARGSALGPRGEEATKGGYDMTAFWCRAGTAATITPAGMPGMIAPPGPAYGDTISGTNLAGGIAAALLKRERTGQPSVVDVSLLGSGFWSMGHTVALTKHLGQRLEAPPPGVHGAPNNPLVGLYTTSDGRYISFVMMQPTKFWADVCRHVDLPELADDPRFATVEKIAANTADAVEILTKVIATRTLAEWSERFATLAGPWAPVQDTLQAVDDAQIRANEYLVRAGELDLVANPVQFDVTAPHTGPAPGFAEQTDEILMEIGLDWDRIIELKTAGAVT from the coding sequence ATGAGGCCGCTGGAGGGCATCCGCGTCCTGGAAGTCGCCATGTACGGCTTCGTCCCGTCGGCGGGTGCCGTGCTGGCCGAATGGGGAGCCGACGTGGTCAAGGTCGAGCACGCCGTGACGGGCGATCCGCAACGCGGGCTCCGGCAGACCGGGATGCTGCGCGTCGAGGGCGACCCGAACCCCAACATCGAACACGCCAACCGCGGCAAGCGCAGCATCGGACTGGACATGTCGGTGCCGGAGGGCAAGGAGGTGCTCTACGAGCTGGCCCGCCGCTCCGACGTGTTCCTGACCAGTTTTTTGCCCGACGCCCGGCGAAAGTTCGGCATCGACGTCGACGACATCCGAGCGGTGAACCCGAAGATCGTCTACGCGCGCGGAAGCGCGCTCGGCCCGCGTGGCGAGGAGGCGACCAAGGGCGGCTACGACATGACCGCCTTCTGGTGCCGGGCCGGAACCGCCGCCACCATCACCCCGGCGGGCATGCCCGGCATGATCGCGCCACCCGGACCGGCGTACGGCGACACCATCTCGGGCACCAATCTCGCCGGCGGCATCGCGGCGGCATTGCTCAAACGCGAACGCACCGGCCAACCGTCGGTCGTCGACGTCTCGCTGCTGGGCAGCGGCTTTTGGTCGATGGGACACACGGTCGCGTTGACGAAGCATCTGGGTCAGCGGCTGGAAGCGCCGCCGCCCGGTGTGCATGGTGCGCCCAACAACCCCTTGGTGGGCCTGTACACCACGTCCGACGGCCGCTACATCTCTTTCGTGATGATGCAGCCCACCAAGTTCTGGGCCGACGTGTGCCGGCACGTCGACCTGCCGGAGCTGGCCGACGATCCGCGCTTTGCCACCGTCGAGAAAATCGCGGCCAACACGGCGGATGCGGTGGAGATCTTGACCAAGGTGATCGCAACCCGCACGCTTGCCGAGTGGAGCGAACGCTTTGCCACGCTCGCCGGCCCCTGGGCGCCGGTGCAGGACACGTTGCAAGCGGTCGATGACGCGCAGATCCGCGCGAACGAGTATCTGGTTCGCGCAGGCGAACTCGACTTGGTCGCCAACCCAGTCCAATTCGACGTCACCGCGCCGCACACCGGGCCGGCGCCCGGATTCGCCGAGCAGACCGACGAGATCCTGATGGAAATCGGGCTCGACTGGGACCGCATCATCGAACTCAAGACGGCCGGCGCCGTCACGTAG
- a CDS encoding MlaE family ABC transporter permease, producing MASRGADRWSPGISLGRGSKPAEAIGGLFAMSADAIKFLFRRPFQWREFLEQSWFVARVAMAPTLLVAIPFTVLVSFTLNILLRELGAADLSGAGAAFGAVTQLGPLVTVLIVAGAGATAMCADLGSRTIREEIDAMEVLGINPVQRLVTPRMLASGLVALLLNSLVVTIGIVGGYVFSVFVQDVNPGAFAAGITLLTGVPEVIISCVKAALFGLIAGLVACYRGLTITGGGAKAVGNAVNETVVYAFMSLFVVNVVVTAIGIRMSAK from the coding sequence ATGGCGAGTAGGGGAGCGGACCGCTGGTCGCCGGGCATCTCGTTGGGGCGCGGCTCCAAGCCCGCGGAGGCGATCGGCGGCTTGTTCGCGATGTCCGCGGACGCGATCAAGTTTTTGTTCCGCCGGCCGTTCCAGTGGCGTGAGTTCTTGGAGCAGTCGTGGTTTGTCGCGCGCGTGGCAATGGCGCCGACGTTGTTGGTGGCGATTCCGTTCACCGTCTTGGTCAGCTTCACGCTCAACATCTTGTTGCGTGAACTGGGCGCCGCGGATCTGTCCGGTGCGGGCGCCGCGTTCGGGGCGGTGACCCAGCTCGGCCCGCTGGTGACGGTGTTGATCGTGGCCGGCGCCGGTGCCACGGCGATGTGCGCCGACCTGGGTTCGCGCACGATCCGCGAGGAGATCGACGCGATGGAGGTGCTGGGCATCAATCCGGTGCAGCGCCTGGTCACGCCGCGCATGCTGGCCTCGGGCCTGGTGGCGCTGCTGCTGAACAGCCTGGTCGTCACCATCGGCATTGTGGGTGGCTACGTCTTTTCGGTGTTCGTCCAAGACGTCAATCCCGGCGCGTTCGCCGCGGGCATCACCCTGCTGACGGGCGTGCCGGAGGTGATCATTTCCTGTGTCAAGGCAGCGCTTTTCGGTCTGATCGCCGGATTGGTCGCGTGTTATCGCGGACTGACGATCACCGGCGGTGGCGCGAAGGCCGTGGGCAACGCCGTGAACGAAACGGTGGTCTACGCGTTCATGTCGCTGTTCGTGGTGAATGTGGTTGTCACCGCTATCGGCATCCGAATGTCGGCCAAGTAG
- a CDS encoding ABC transporter permease, producing MTLRAAYPRLTRQLEKPVGTLSRIGDHMLFYGKAIAGIPFAATHYRREVIRLVAEISMGAGTLAMIGGTLVIVGFLTLAAGGTLAVQGYSSLGNIGIEALTGFLAAFINVRIAAPIVAGIGLAATFGAGVTAQLGAMRINEEIDALESMAIRPVSYLVSTRIVAGMLAITPLYSIAVILSFVASQFTTVVLFGQSSGLYQHYFTTFLNPIDLLWSFLQAVLMALTILLIHTYFGYFASGGPAGVGVATGNAVRTSLIVVVSVTLLVSLSIYGTNGNFHLSG from the coding sequence ATGACGCTGCGCGCCGCCTATCCGCGCCTGACGCGACAACTCGAGAAGCCGGTCGGCACCCTGAGCCGGATCGGCGATCACATGTTGTTCTACGGCAAGGCGATTGCCGGGATACCGTTCGCGGCCACCCACTACCGGCGGGAAGTGATCCGTCTCGTCGCCGAAATCAGCATGGGTGCGGGAACTTTGGCGATGATCGGCGGGACACTCGTGATCGTCGGCTTCTTGACGCTGGCCGCGGGTGGCACGCTGGCGGTCCAGGGGTACAGCTCGCTGGGCAATATCGGCATCGAGGCGCTGACCGGTTTCCTGGCGGCCTTCATCAACGTCCGGATCGCGGCGCCGATAGTCGCGGGAATCGGATTGGCCGCCACCTTCGGCGCCGGTGTGACCGCGCAGCTGGGCGCCATGCGGATCAACGAAGAGATCGACGCGCTGGAATCCATGGCGATCCGGCCGGTTTCGTATCTGGTCAGCACGCGAATCGTGGCCGGAATGCTCGCGATCACCCCGCTGTATTCCATCGCCGTCATCCTGTCTTTCGTCGCCAGCCAGTTCACGACCGTGGTGCTGTTCGGCCAATCAAGCGGCTTGTATCAGCACTACTTCACGACGTTCCTCAACCCGATCGACCTGCTGTGGTCGTTCCTGCAGGCCGTCCTGATGGCGCTCACGATCTTGTTGATCCACACGTATTTCGGTTACTTTGCTTCGGGGGGGCCGGCCGGCGTGGGTGTCGCGACCGGTAATGCGGTGCGGACCTCACTCATCGTGGTGGTGTCGGTGACGCTGCTGGTTTCGCTGTCCATCTACGGCACCAACGGCAACTTCCACTTGTCCGGGTAG